The genomic DNA CCCTTcaagtttccctcccttcccctgtggtcctccgcagtatttcttttgttccacatatgagtaaagcCATATGATAAtagtctttttctgcttgacttatttcacttagcataacccccccccagttccacccatgtcaatgcaaatggtagatatccatcctttctgatggctgagtaatatcccactgtatatatgaaccacatcttcattatccattcatctgttgtagGATATCTTGAccccttccacagtttggctatggtggacattgctgcaatgaacattgggatacatgtgccccttcttctCCTACATCTGTATTttgtgggtaaatacctagcagtgcaattgctgggttgttgggtagctctatttttaaatttttgaggaacctccacactgttttccagagcagctgtaccagtgtgcattcccaccaacagtgtaagagggttcccctttctccacatccttgccaacatttactTGACTGCCtcgttaatttttgccattctaacttgtgtaaggtggtatctcattggggttttgattttaatttctctgatggctaatgatgttgaatatttttttcttgtgtctgttggacatttgtatgtcttctttggagaaatgtctgttcatgtcttctgcccatttcttgactgtattatttgttttttgggtgttgagtttgataagttctttatagatcttggatatcaacCCTTTATCTGcagtgccatttgcaaatatcttctcccattccatgggttgcctcttagttttgttgactgttccctttgctgtgcagaacaaGGGTCTAGGGCCAAATGTTTTCCCaggggattctaccaaacatttaaagaagaaataaaacctattCTTCTGCCgatttcttaactagattatttgtttctcagatgttgagtttagtaagttctttataaattttgcatactaaccctttatcagatgtgtcatttgcaaatatattctcccatttctgtaggttgcctttagttttgttgattgctttcttcactatttttgtttgtttgttttattaatgatTCTTTGTTATggaaaagcttttcatttttggtgtagtcccaaaatttatttttgcttttgtttcctttcccttaGGTGTCATTTCTAGGAAAATGTTACTAGGGCCAATGACAAAGAATCAAATGCTTATGTtttgttctaggagttttatggtttcaggtgtcacattaaggtatttaatccattttgagcttatttatGTGTAGGGTGTAAAagaaaagtggtccagtttcattcttttgcatgtagctctccagttttacCAACactatttgctgaaaagactcttttcccattgtatattcttgcatcccctgttgtagattaattgaccatataaacatgggtttatttctggggtttctattctgttccattgatctatgtgtctgttttcatgtcaattacatagtgttttgattaccatagctttgcagtatatctctaaattaaatattacTAAATTAGTTGGAATATGATATTTATTTGTGAAGCTTTtaacacttaaatatttatgtgtaCTTAAAGCATTACCATCAATCTCAAATAATAGAGACAcagttataaaattattttatgttgacAAAATAACATTGCATTCGTGACCTAATTTTATTTCCTAAGAAGTTTTACTGGTTTATTGCCTCAGCTTGACATCCTCAATGTAAAACCtgagaaaaggatttttttttttcacaagttaGTGTATTTGGGGAAGCTTCCTAGGAAGATGAAATGCCAGTGAGGTGAATGAAGCAATATAAGAAGGAATACCATTCTGAAGCATATTATTAACCTGATTATTGCTGTAGACAAATGGACCTTGATGACCCTGAAGACATTCTCAGGAACATGAAATATGATCCtcagaaatatttgctgaatacatGCAGAACAGATATTTCCAGTTTCTCTTATTTCCCACTGGTTCTCCAAGAAGAGAGTTAGCTCTTTCATGGTCAGGTATTAAGTCCTCCTTGAAGGAAACCCTATGATACAATATTTCAGAAATCCTAGAGCAGAAAATAAGAGCTTCAAGATGTATAAAAGAGGGTTTATCAGAACTCATTTCTGCTCAGTTGATCCTGAAATAAGAGCTAACAGTGAAGCCCAGATCAACAAGATACGAGAATTGGCATAGAGATGTTCACATACATACAATATTGTTGtcatgtttggatttttttttgactgacacaactgaaaatttatttaaaacttaaaattttattttggtgtatggttCCATGAGTTGTAACACAtgatgtaaccaccaccacaatgaaGACACAAGACATTTCTATCAAACAAATGTTCCCTCATACTGCCTCTCTGTAGTCAAACCATTTTCCTCCAATCTAACCTTGCCATGTagtaatctgttctccatctctgtaTTTTTGCCATTGCAGCATGTCATCAGTAGATTCGTATAGTATGCAAACTTTTTAGAATGGCTCTTTAACTCATCACTATGCCATTGAGATTGGTATAtgtttatcaatttctttttttttaaagattttatttacttattttttagagagcgagcgagagagaaacagcatgagaggggagaaggtcagagggagaagtaggctccccgctgagctgggagcccgatgggggactcgatcccaggaccctgggatcatgacctgagccgaaggcagacgcttaaccatctgagccacccaggcacccaatatgtTTATCAATTTCAATGCAACTTTTTGcatatgttaatattttcttacttttatctCTAAATAGTATTTCAATATACGTATTAACCAGTCTTCCTTTAACTAATCCATTAGTCAATGGGGaacaataatattttatacaacAAAGACAACAAATGTTAGCAGTTAGATATTTATTACAGGGCTGAGATAATTGTTttacaattatatatacataccaagAAATAAAACTTGCAAAAACTTTTGGTGTGAGAATAATATCCAAACACATCTTTAGTTAATACAGACTAGTATCCTTGTTAAGATTAGGTGGTTACAGTGCTAGTTACTGGCTAACTGACTTTAGTTTCATAACATTTACTGATTCcagtttttcatataaaaatcaatagtaGTTACATTGCAGAATTTCTGTTCTGAGATATAGGAAATAACGGGCAAAATCACTTGAAGCACTTAGACCAATAGTCAGGcatgtcatcatcatcatcatcatcatcatcatcatcagggtcAGTGTTCCAAGACTAGAGCAAACTAGTATCACATCACCTCTAATTTTATCAGAAAGATGAAAGGTAAAGAAGAACCTTAAGGGTATGGACTAGTGAGTAAAGTGTCAAATGATAGAGAAATTATGCCACAATTGATATTAAATCTgtaaaacatcattttttaagagagaagttaaataaacATGTGGGTAATGAGATGGATAGAAAGAAGACAGATTGCAAGAATTTTAAGAATGTGATGATAGCAGGAAAAATTGAAGGGAAAGTTAACGGAATAAAAGCCAagatcatttaaaagaaaattgatttcCATGCAAATGTATTCATATACAGAAGTAAACCAGAAgtacatttaataaaaaagaaatttaatgataaaagtaagcataaatagaaataaatttagaaataaatgaaaaatagcatattaaaatttgggaagtatattaaaatttactttcaatTTCTTGGTACATTAATTAAATTTCTACATCATTTCTgtgaaacataaaatttaaaaatagtaagtgcAAGAATAAAACATGTTATCTTCTATTAATTATCCTGTTCCTGGATATGtgagaataacatttttttttcttgtttggattGCCTAGTGAGAAATATCTCCTTTGCAAACTaatctcattaattttaaaaatgtcgcTATGTGATTTCCAATGACATCTCTTAACAATATACCGTGCCTATAAAATCTTCTAAAGACTTATAATTGTAAACTTTGCAAGTCCAACATTGTGGGATTAATTAgttaagaaatcaataaaaatgagcttctaaaaatattcttgccaatacaaacaaataaaggggaaaaaaatggggttgcctggatggctcagtcatttcacatctgactcttggttttggctcaggacttgatctcagggtcaggccctgcatcaagctccacactcaacagGGTCTGCTTAAGGatgctctcttgccctctccctctgcccctatccctgctcacactctgtctctctctaacataaataaattgaaagaaagaaagaaaaaagaaaaaatagcaaatttggaattaattactcatttttaataaCTACTGCAAGagtaaattaaaacacaaatcacaatctagaataataataaaatatataaaatttgaaactattataaaatattttaaagtgagaatTAAGACAGTGCTGAATAGGATGAATGTGAGATGAAAAGTAATATTACTTTATACCAGTAACCTATTGATGTGAAAATAATGATTGGAACATTTTCCCTGAATTGGAAATTGCCAAGACTGTCCACTGACATTCAGGCCCATCTTGCCTTAAAATGTAGCATCCTATGGAGCAGCACTATTGTTACAATACATATCTAAAAATTTAACAACAAGTTGTATAAACCcaataattcaaaattatttgaatttgtatttgaaagaatttttatttgtgaTTATCAACTTAATTGTATAAACCAATAATTTGATACACATTAGTGAGGATCAGAGTCAtggatattttgaatatttatatatttggtgtcatttttttcataaaatttttttttccaagggccactttcttttttttttattttattttttaattatttttttaagattttatttatttatttgagagagagaatgagagagagaaagcacatgagaggggggagggtcagagggagaagcagactccctgccgagcagggagcccgatgcgggactcgatcccgggactccaggatcatgacctgagctgaaggcagttgcttaaccaactgagccacccaggtgccctcaagggCCACTTTCATGTCCCTATTTCTCAAGCTATAAATGACAGGATTCAGGCTGGGAGGTAACAGAGAATATAATATAGACATAAAGAGGTTCAATGATGATGAGGATTTTGAGTTTAAACCTAAATATGCAATAAATCCAGAAGAGAGGAACAAGGTTACCACAGTGAGATGGGGCATACAGGTGGAGAAGGTTTTAAACCTGCCTTGTGAAGAAGGGATTCTTAGGACAGTGGACACAACATAAGCATAGGAAGCAACcatgaaagtaaaaattacaaaagcaaaacaaaaactaacaataATAAACACATATTCTAGAATCTGCTCCCCAGAACAAGCAAGCGTGAGCAATGATGGAATGTCACAGAAGAACTGATGCACTATGTTGGAAccacagaaatggacagaaaatgtGCCTGCTACATGGATGGATCCATAGACACACCCACTGAACCATGATGCTCTCAccatctgcacacacacacctctattCATGATGGCCTCATAGTGCAGAGGACAGCAGATGGCTGCATAGCGATCATAGGACATCACCAGAAGGAGGGCAAACTCTGCGccagcaaagaaaacaacaagGAAAACCTGTGCGGCACATCCCACGAAGGAGATGGAATGGCTGTTGGTCAGAGAGTTCATGACAGATTTGGGGACAGTGACAGAGATGTAACAGATATCAATCAAAGACAAATTTttcaggaagaagtacatgggggttTGGAGATGCTGGTCAATGGTGGTGAGGGTGATAATGAGGAGGTTCCCCATCAGTGCCACCAGGTAAACCAGGGAGAAGAAAGCAGCATAAAGTCTCTGTAGCACCTGATCCTCAGGGAATCCCATGAGCAAGAATGTTGTTATTAGGGTCACATTGGTTAATTTCTCAGGCATGATGAtattttttgggaaaaatattCTTGAATCTTAGAATCTGACTCTTTGCTGGTTTTGTTATTCACTGATTGTGAAGTTTTTCCTGGGGTAAAGCATATCTTGCAAACTATAATTTCTTCAATGcatgtagaaaaaatatattaagatagTCAATAAAGCAgattagaatattttttcatggGAGAGCCTAAAATTTATGCATAACATTTTAGAGTTATTCTTAGAGAATATATTGTAAGCCCTAAGGAGTGATTGTGGAAGCAGCTGAAATGTCAGCACAGTTCCTGTTCTTGGGCTATTGAACACAATGGCCCAGTA from Neomonachus schauinslandi chromosome 7, ASM220157v2, whole genome shotgun sequence includes the following:
- the LOC110580241 gene encoding olfactory receptor 14A16-like, producing MPEKLTNVTLITTFLLMGFPEDQVLQRLYAAFFSLVYLVALMGNLLIITLTTIDQHLQTPMYFFLKNLSLIDICYISVTVPKSVMNSLTNSHSISFVGCAAQVFLVVFFAGAEFALLLVMSYDRYAAICCPLHYEAIMNRGVCVQMVRASWFSGCVYGSIHVAGTFSVHFCGSNIVHQFFCDIPSLLTLACSGEQILEYVFIIVSFCFAFVIFTFMVASYAYVVSTVLRIPSSQGRFKTFSTCMPHLTVVTLFLSSGFIAYLGLNSKSSSSLNLFMSILYSLLPPSLNPVIYSLRNRDMKVALEGTWSWNTDPDDDDDDDDDDDMPDYWSKCFK